In a single window of the Prinia subflava isolate CZ2003 ecotype Zambia chromosome 3, Cam_Psub_1.2, whole genome shotgun sequence genome:
- the GCC2 gene encoding GRIP and coiled-coil domain-containing protein 2 isoform X2, protein MTEAEAARGGCSGAGSGCGAALSPPLQPAGPAMEVQDAGQEMVASSGTPGSGKSKLDTLPKEDLIKFAKKQMMLIQKVKSRCAELEKEIEELRSKASTAGADDIIQALTERLDVVLLEKAESQQQCIVLKKENIQIKQEAEAAVAKTEELQKQLEQSGIDSLEEIKALKGELANAQCKHNEDLKKLKMELDKQVKKQMELVEQVECYNDSQKEVKRLQDDVQRIKSTYEEQLLCLNKQLEAVNEDKNKEVTNLHETIKSNSQCYHNEIKNLNEELKNLKIAHQEEVSELMHQIEVSSKENEEKQNQINQLQHDLAEKNAKDEMCAQTDQREYDLEQLREVLNKNLENKIDVADTREEPCVEAKMEEKIRYLEQSLEELQSQHSILKDELTYMSNVKIKLEEEIHRMKDEYFHEREDLDFKINELQLTKEDYCCVIEKLKLELQAAEQHYETAAKEHKLEIQTLKDQHEREISELNETLLSGSEKEQMALVFEMQELREQLEKLTQEKEEAVSNYNSLRETMETLQAELGESAGKISQEFESMKQQQASDVSQLQQKLRAAFNEKDVLLETVNRLQEKLSSNQLEIEELKCKIDSLQEDNSTMISSIDQKDITVRELEEKIIALTDQNRDILNDVKCLGEEREALQETCKQEQVKIQELQQEVDVANQCSNDLKQKVEELTERLNEALTSKGENAQMLEQLEKQIESLVRDKEQLSSEVYTLREENKKHIQEKGELSEELGKTTSEKDSCLVLKEQSENLEKKLQMITAEKEHISTLLENEQVHTSLVRTQLYHLLEQVGFSISDSNEEHDSLNLLKIANECLSKIKEEQCRALQKEEEVISLQQEVERLQEENAAQHREHRSLIQDFEKEKNLLREELEGVLSEKEALQRDIEELRNASEKTRIENQELLANTEEISQKLALYESQIQEQQKGSEKQDDLNFILEQKETELRNVKDELSSLKNLMETMTEKTDQQSSVAELQEKIGMLEKESAEKGDKLSKIKVVAVKAKKELDASRKEMQTLKEELELVRSEKDQLSASMKDVIQGAESYKNLLMEYDKQGEQLDSEKGRANNLERQIDDLTRQLQVSSEQHDQLRSANEDLLARVETLQNNAKLLETQILEIQRAKAKADKELEAEKLLREQKTKEHSGTLREMEELQMQLQKEKKHLQKTIQELELARKDAQKSTLMDMEIADYERLVKELNQKITDKDSRIEDLEQETGIQKQKQETLQEEIKSLQSTMQQDEERNAKIKQLLVKTKKELADSKQAENDHLMLQASLKGELEASQQQVEAYKIQVAVLTSEKHKAQEQLRTSSEQHQRTMSACQQKIATLQEECRAAQAEQASVTSEFESYKVRVHNVLKQQKNKSAARTESEGAKQERFMKSCMLYHVRKDLEEKSYTTKSSLKVL, encoded by the exons ATGACGGAGGCGGAAGCGGCTCGGGGAGGATGTAGCGGCGCTGGCAGCGGCTGTGGCGCCGCGCTCTCCCCGCCCCTGCAGCCGGCCGGCCCCGCCATGGAG gTTCAAGATGCTGGGCAGGAGATGGTGGCGTCTTCTGGCACACCAGGATCAGGCAAATCAAAG ctggACACATTGCCCAAAGAAGACCTCATCAAGTTTGCAAAAAAGCAGATGATGCTTATACAGAAAGTGAAGTCAAGATGTGCAG AACTGGAGAAAGAAATTGAAGAACTCAGATCTAAAGCATCTACTGCTGGAGCTGATGATATTATTCAG GCTCTCACAGAAAGGCTGGATGTTGTGCTTCTGGAAAAAGCTGAAAGTCAGCAGCAGTGCATAgtcctgaaaaaggaaaatattcaaataaagCAAGAAGCAGAG GCTGCAGTGGCTAAAACAGAAGAATTACAGAAGCAACTGGAACAATCAGGAATTGACTCtctggaagaaataaaagctctGAAGGGTGAATTAGCAAATGCACAATGCAAGCACAATGAGGATTTAAAAAAGCTGAAGATGGAATTAGATAAACAAGTGAAGAAACAAATGGAACTGGTGGAACAGGTTGAATGTTACAATGATAGTcaaaaagaagttaaaagatTACAAGATGATGTCCAAAGAATTAAATCTACTTATGAGGAGCAGCTTTTGTGTCTGAACAAGCAGTTGGAAGCTGTGAATgaagacaaaaacaaagaagtgaCAAATCTGCACGAAACTATTAAAAGCAACTCTCAGTGTTAccataatgaaataaaaaatctgaatgaagaacttaaaaacttaaaaattgCCCATCAGGAAGAGGTGTCAGAACTAATGCATCAGATTGAAGTATCAtctaaagaaaatgaagaaaagcaaaatcaaataaatcaGTTACAGCATGATTTGGCAGAGAAAAATGCCAAGGATGAAATGTGTGCTCAGACTGACCAGCGTGAATATGACTTggagcagctgagagaagtcttaaataaaaatttagaaaacaagATAGATGTTGCAGATACACGAGAAGAACCTTGTGTAGAAgcaaaaatggaagaaaaaattagGTACCTGGAACAAAGTTTAGAGGAACTCCAGTCCCAACatagtattttaaaagatgagTTAACTTATATGAGCAATGTCAAGATAAAACTGGAAGAGGAAATCCATCGTATGAAGGATGAGTACTTTCATGAGCGGGAAGACTTGGacttcaaaataaatgaattgCAGCTTACTAAAGAAGATTACTGCTGTGTAATTGAAAAACTAAAATTGGAGCTTCAAGCAGCAGAACAGCACTATGAAACTGCTGCAAAAGAGCACAAATTAGAGATTCAGACTCTGAAAGATCAACACGAGAGAGAAATTTCTGAACTAAATGAAACTTTATTATCTGGTTCTGAAAAAGAACAGATGGCGTTAGTTTTTGAAATGCAGGAACTTAGAGAACAGCTTGAAAAGCTAACTCAGGAGAAAGAGGAAGCAGTGTCCAATTACAACAGCCTGAGAGAAACAATGGAAACTCTACAGGCTGAGCTAGGTGAATCGGCTGGAAAGATCAGCCAGGAGTTTGAGTCAATGAAACAACAGCAAGCTTCTGATGTCAGTCAACTGCAACAGAAACTCCGGGCTGCTTTCAATGAAAAGGATGTTCTTCTTGAAACTGTAAATCGCCTCCAGGAAAAACTGTCATCTAATCAGTTAGAGATAGAAGAACTTAAATGTAAAATTGATAGTCTTCAGGAAGACAATAGCACAATGATAAGCTCCATTGACCAAAAGGACATTACTGTAAGAGAACTGGAAGAGAAGATCATTGCTCTTACTGATCAAAACAGGGATATTTTAAATGATGTAAAATGCTTGGGTGAAGAGAGAGAAGCCCTTCAGGAAACGTGCAAGCAAGAACAAGTTAAAATTCAGGAACTTCAGCAAGAAGTAGATGTTGCTAACCAGTGCAGTAATGACCTGAAGCAAAAGGTAGAGGAATTAACAGAGAGACTGAATGAAGCTTTAACTTCAAAGGGTGAAAATGCTCAAATGCTAGAGCAGCTAGAAAAACAGATTGAATCTCTGGTGCGTGATAAAGAGCAGCTTTCATCTGAGGTGTACACTCTTCGTGAGGAAAATAAGAAACACATTCAGGAAAAAGGTGAATTAAGTGAAGAGCTGGGAAAGACTACATCTGAGAAAGATAGTTGTTTAGTATTAAAAGAACAGTCTGAAAACTTAGAAAAGAAACTACAAATGATCACTGCAGAAAAAGAGCATATATCAACATTACTTGAAAATGAACAAGTACACACATCCCTTGTAAGAACTCAGCTGTACCACCTACTTGAGCAAGTGGGGTTCAGCATTTCAGATTCTAATGAAGAACATGATTCTCTTAACTTGTTAAAAATTGCAAATGAATGCTTGTCAAAAATTAAAGAAGAGCAGTGCCGTGCTCTGCAAAAGGAGGAGGAAGTAATTAGTTTGCAGCAAGAAGTTGAGAGAttacaggaagaaaatgcaGCTCAACATAGAGAACATAGATCTCTGATTCaggattttgaaaaagaaaaaaatctcttgagAGAAGAACTGGAAGGGGTGTTGTCTGAAAAAGAAGCGCTTCAACGTGATATCGAGGAGCTGAGGAATGCCAGTGAAAAAACAAGGATTGAAAATCAAGAGCTTTTAGCTAATACTGAAGAGATCAGTCAAAAACTTGCTCTTTATGAAAGTCAAATACAAGAACAGCAAAAAGGATCTGAAAAACAAGACGACTTAAATTTCATTCTGGAACAAAAGGAAACTGAGCTTAGAAATGTGAAAGACGAACTGAGTTCTCTAAAG AATTTAATGGAGACAATGACTGAGAAAACCGATCAACAGTCTTCAGTAGCAGAGCTTCAAGAAAAAATTG GGATGCTCGAAAAAGAATCTGCCGAAAAAGGAGACAAGCTAAGTAAAATTAAAGTGGTTGCtgtgaaagcaaagaaagaattaGATGCCAGCCGAAAAGAG ATGCAGACTCTTAAGGAGGAGTTGGAGTTGGTTCGATCAGAAAAAGATCAGTTGTCTGCTTCAATGAAAGATGTAATTCAAGGAGCTGAGAGCTATAAG AATCTTCTGATGGAATACGACAAGCAAGGAGAACAGCTGGATTCTGAAAAAGGCAGAGCAAATAATCTTGAACGTCAGATAGATGACCTCACAAGACAGCTGCAGGTGTCATCCGAGCAG CATGATCAGTTACGCTCTGCTAATGAAGACCTCCTGGCTCGTGTTGAAACACTGCAAAATAATGCCAAGCTGCTGGAGACTCAGATTCTGGAGATACAAAGAGCCAAAGCAAAGGCTGACAAAGAACTGGAAGCTGAAAAGCTTCtaagagaacagaaaacaaag GAACATAGTGGTACTCTCCGAGAAATGGAGGAGCTTCAGATGCaacttcagaaggaaaagaaacatctgCAGAAAACTATACAAGAACTAGAGCTGGCCAGAAAG GATGCTCAAAAGAGTACACTGATGGATATGGAAATAGCTGATTATGAAAGGCTAGTAAAAGAACTTAATCAAAAGATTACTGATAAAGACAGCAGAATAGAAGATCTTGAGCAAGAAACAGGgattcagaaacagaaacaagagaCCCTACAGGAAGAAATAA AGTCACTTCAGTCAACTATGCAACAGGATGAGGAAAGAAATGCCAAGATAAAACAACTCCTGgtgaaaaccaaaaaagaactgGCTGATTCAAAACAAGCT GAAAATGACCATCTAATGTTGCAGGCATCATTGAAAGGGGAACTGGAAGCCAGTCAACAGCAAGTGGAAGCCTATAAG ATTCAAGTGGCTGTACTGACATCAGAAAAGCACAaagctcaggagcagctgcGAACATCTTCGGAGCAGCACCAGCGTACAATGAGTGCTTGCCAGCAAAAAATTGCAACCCTGCAAGAGGagtgcagagcagcccag GCTGAACAAGCATCTGTTACATCTGAATTTGAGAGCTACAAAGTCCGTGTTCACAATGTTCTAAAGCAGCAAAAGAATAAATCTGCTGCTCGGACAGAATCTGAAGGAGCCAAACAAGAAAG ATTTATGAAATCCTGTATGTTATATCATGTGAGGAAAGACTTGGAAGAAAAGAGTTACACTACCAAAAGTTCCCTGAAAGTCCTTTGA